The following proteins are encoded in a genomic region of Glycine soja cultivar W05 chromosome 17, ASM419377v2, whole genome shotgun sequence:
- the LOC114393773 gene encoding probable aspartyl protease At4g16563, whose product MASTTMLLLVVFMILCISHPSFQMVLVPLTHTLSKAQFNSTHHLLKSTSTRSAKRFRRQLSLPLSPGSDYTLSFNLGPQAQAQPITLYMDTGSDLVWFPCAPFKCILCEGKPNEPNASPPTNITQSVAVSCKSPACSAAHNLAPPSDLCAAARCPLESIETSDCANFKCPPFYYAYGDGSLIARLYRDTLSLSSLFLRNFTFGCAHTTLAEPTGVAGFGRGLLSLPAQLATLSPQLGNRFSYCLVSHSFDSERVRKPSPLILGRYEEKEKEKIGGGVAEFVYTSMLENPKHPYFYTVSLIGIAVGKRTIPAPEMLRRVNNRGDGGVVVDSGTTFTMLPAGFYNSVVDEFDRRVGRDNKRARKIEEKTGLAPCYYLNSVADVPALTLRFAGGKNSSVVLPRKNYFYEFSDGSDGAKGKRKVGCLMLMNGGDEADLSGGPGATLGNYQQQGFEVEYDLEEKRVGFARRQCALLWERLNRDKN is encoded by the coding sequence ATGGCTTCCACAACTATGTTGTTGCTGGTCGTGTTCATGATTCTATGTATATCACACCCCTCATTTCAAATGGTTCTTGTGCCTTTAACACACACACTTTCCAAAGCCCAATTCAACAGCACCCACCACCTTCTCAAATCCACTTCCACCCGTTCCGCAAAACGCTTCCGCCGCCAACTCTCCCTCCCACTCTCCCCGGGCAGCGACTACACTCTCTCCTTCAACCTGGGCCCGCAGGCCCAGGCCCAGCCCATTACGCTCTACATGGACACTGGCAGCGACTTAGTCTGGTTCCCCTGCGCCCCTTTTAAATGCATACTCTGCGAGGGAAAGCCCAACGAGCCCAACGCCTCTCCCCCAACCAACATCACTCAAAGCGTCGCCGTTTCGTGCAAGTCCCCCGCGTGCTCCGCAGCGCACAACTTAGCCCCTCCCTCCGATCTCTGCGCCGCCGCTCGTTGTCCTCTCGAATCAATCGAAACCTCCGATTGCGCAAATTTCAAGTGTCCACCGTTTTATTATGCTTACGGTGATGGAAGCTTAATCGCGCGTCTCTATCGTGACacgctttctctctcttctttgttTCTCAGAAATTTCACGTTCGGTTGCGCTCACACTACCCTCGCCGAACCTACTGGAGTCGCCGGATTCGGTCGTGGTTTGCTCTCTCTCCCGGCGCAGCTGGCCACGTTATCTCCTCAACTCGGAAACCGGTTTTCGTATTGTTTGGTTTCTCACTCGTTCGATTCGGAGCGAGTGAGAAAACCGAGTCCACTAATTCTTGGACGCTAcgaggagaaggagaaggagaagatTGGTGGTGGAGTGGCGGAGTTTGTTTACACGTCTATGCTTGAAAACCCTAAGCATCCTTATTTTTATACCGTTAGCTTAATCGGAATCGCCGTCGGGAAAAGGACTATTCCGGCGCCGGAGATGCTACGGCGGGTGAACAATCGAGGTGACGGCGGCGTGGTTGTGGATTCCGGCACGACGTTCACGATGTTGCCGGCGGGGTTTTATAACTCGGTGGTGGACGAGTTTGACCGCCGAGTCGGGCGAGACAACAAGCGCGCGCGTAAGATTGAAGAGAAAACGGGACTCGCGCCGTGCTATTATTTGAACTCCGTGGCGGACGTACCAGCTCTGACGCTGCGTTTTGCTGGGGGAAAGAATTCGAGTGTGGTGCTTCCTAGGAAGAACTATTTCTACGAGTTTTCGGACGGTAGTGATGGAGCGAAGGGGAAGAGGAAGGTGGGGTGCTTGATGCTGATGAACGGTGGGGATGAAGCGGATTTGAGTGGTGGGCCCGGGGCCACACTCGGGAATTACCAACAGCAAGGGTTTGAGGTTGAGTATGACTTGGAAGAGAAGCGCGTGGGGTTCGCAAGGAGGCAGTGCGCGTTGCTTTGGGAGAGACTCAATCGCGACAAAAACTAG